CTCATGTGTTTTCTCCTCCAGGAGGCGCTTGGAAACCACCGTGAATTGGACCGCACTGGgaaacacagatgaggaaagtcaacaacgctttgtccttcagtgcctggctcctttttcaGCTCGTCTTGCGACTCCAGGCATTATGCCTGAAAAGTCTCCCGGACGCCTGTGAGGCTCTAATTCCCTGGGTCCCATTGCCATGTCTCTGGATTTGCGAAGATCCACCGCACCTTCTGTGGAACTCCCGTGTCGGTGAACTTTTGTGCCACGGCCCCTAATTCTGCCCATGGTCATCTGCAGCTGCACGACTTAGGGTCCATGTTCCTTGGACgggaagagacaggcaggagTCGGAATGATGAACCAGCACACTGGGGCATTTTCTCACGTAGCCCAAGTGACCCCATGGTGTTCTTGAGCTTTGGAACCAGTCGCGTCCCCTttgacactgcacccggctcccaGTCTCTCAATCGTGTTGGCCCTCCGGCGATCTCCCGTTGGATGAATTGCTCCTGCTGAAACTCGAGTCCCCTTTGATTTGCGCttcattaattattcatgatTCAGGTTGGAAGGCCTGCTGACGACCCCCTGTGGCCGTTCTCTGAGCTTTCCTGTCACATCGTTTCCTTCCACGCTCTTTGGTTCCTTATGgtcctgctccttctgctgtcagaggagcagagagttgatcttattgattctggatacggatactttctaggtgatctggataatccagataaCGACCCTCAACAGCGGCGGAAAGGGAGCAGCCATTTGGTGTGTCTCAGAAAATCCCGCTCAGTTCCGAGGCCCCCTAGATGTGGAATCCTGCTCAGAGTTGTTCCCAggtcagagaatggagagagcctGTGCATGATGGGATCTCCCTGCCTAGATCTTTCAGTGAGTCTCTACCTCAGCTACTCTTAGGATCAGGGGGAGAACCACGGTGTCAGACATCCGGAAAGAAGACGGGATGAATGTTTTACCTCTGAAGTACATCCCAAATGTGGGAGTTGACTTCAGCTTTGCTGGGGTCTATTTGgccagtgaaactctgcctggtTCATTCGCACATCCGGAAGCCACTTCACGGGGGGCCGTCGCAACTGGAACCACACACTTGGCATCGGCGGTTGAGCCAAATGGGGACTCGTGGTGCAAGCAACGCTCCCCACGTGTTAGCGTGGGTGAGATTCGGTTGGCGGAATTTTACTAGGTGCGTGTTGGTAGAGTGGGGCTGAGGTTTTCTTGCTCCTGTGGTTGTATACGAAGTCAAaggtcctgcccagccctgcggTCCCCTCAGTCAACTCTGTTTCGGAGACATAACGATTTGGATTGCCAACAAGTCAAGAAATGTTCAAGCCCTTGGATGTAGGGTAAAGAAagggagatcagactgtcactgtgtctatgtagaaggggaagacataagagactccattttgaaaaagacctgtactttaaacaattgctttgctgagatgttgatcatttgtagctttgccgcggcccctttgacccaacttggagctcacaaaaacctgTGTTGTATAACATCGAggcttaagggatctagggctgtgcagggcgtgccttgttaaccaaatgtttacgagcagtatacttggtaaaagtcattgccattctctagtctcaataaaccaggggcacaatgcaccgtggaaagccacagggacctctgcccttgaaagcagggtattgtccaaggtttctccccatgtgacagtctgaaatatggcctcgtgggatgggaaagacctgactgtcccccagcctgacacccgtaatgggtctgtgctgaggtggattagtcaaagaggaaagcctcttgcagttgagatgcaggaaggccactgtctcctgcttgcccctgggaactgaatgtctcggtgtaaagccCGATCGTACATTTGTTCAACTCTGAGctcggagaaaagctgccctgtggcgggaggcgagacgtgttggcagtaatgctgccttgttattctttactccgctgagatgtttgggtggagagaaacataaatctggcctacgtgcacgtccaggcatagtaccttcccttgaacttagtaatgatatagattctttggctcacgtgtgtttttttttttttttttttttttttttggtgttgttgaccttctccttattatcaccctgctctcctactacattcctttttgctgaaataatgaaaatcataatcaataaaaactgagggaactcagaggccggtgccggtgcaggtccttggtgtgctgagtgccggtcccctggacccactgttgtctccctatactttgtctctgtgtcttatttcttctctccgtctctcatcccacccgactagaaacacccacaggtgtggaggggcaggccaccccttcactcggaaaatcagttaaacacaaacacggaatgagagtcaaaagacaatatgtcatctttttgagaattttattcacttcaaaaccaattaaacacacacatgtacaaaggCATTCCACAGCCCAGTTTTCGAGGCTGAGGAAAGACCCCGAGAGCGCTCTGCACAGCACGCTTCCCAGCGTCCGAAACACTGCTCTCAGGGCGGGGCACAGCGGAAGGGCTGCACCTCTCAGGGTTCCCTAACTTTTCCCTTATTCAGTCATCTAGAGAGCAAATACACAGTAATTCCCCAGTTTCCTATTGACGTCCCAGCGGAAGTCTGACTCCTGCGCGTCACGCAGTTTCTGAGGCAACGAATCTCTGGCACGGAAGCTTTTCCTGGCGCGTTTCCGGAGAACCACGCGAACTACAACGTCCCTCACCAGAATTCAATGAGGCAGAGCCCCTGCAtctgctccctgcctggcctgggctcccaCATCCACAGAAGCGCCACAGCCGGGGAGCTTCGGAGTCACCGCACAGAGTCTGCTCTCTGCTCTGCACTCCTCAGTCCCACAGTCCCCTCCAAGTCACGGGAGCTGGAGGCCAAGGAGCCCCTGCCACCTGCAGTCTCACTCCAGGTCAGAATCGCTGtcctctgaggaggaggaaacCTGAAGGTCCTCATAGAGGACGCTCGGTGGGACACGAACACGGGGACCCTCAGACTTCTCTGACACATGAGGGCTCTGAGCGAGGAAGGCTCCCGGCTTCTCAGGAGAGTGAAATGAGGGGGCCGCCAGGAGGCTGGAGCTCCAGCGTCCGTTTTCCAGTCTCCGGaagagcactctgagaggctgggccCCATCATGGCTGGCCGCTGGGTGATGGGACATGGTGCAGGCCTGGGCAGTAGGCAGGCAAGGTCTGCTGTGCGGAGGCTGCCGGTCGACGCTGGGCACCTGGGCGGGTGTCCTCCTGCCCATCTGGGGCGACGTACTTGGTCCAAGTTCGGTTGCGGCTGGCGGAGGTTGGAGATTCTCCGGGGCCCCCAGCTCACCTCCCTGGATGGCGCTTTCGGGGATCTGGAAGGGACCCAGTCTCGGTTTCTTGGGGAAGTTCAGGCAAGCCTGAATCCGAGCCTGGGCAGGTCTCTTGGCTCCTGGCCCGAAGCTGAGATTGGAGCCTAGGCCCAAGCTGTGTGTGGCGGCTGGCGGGCAGGGCTGTGAGGTCACCGCAGGACGTTTGTCCTGTGCCTGGGGTCTGATGGCCTGGAGCAGGCCGTGGGTTttggaggcagcctggggaacttctcggcagccaccctcagggctgctgtgtgtCGGCTTCACCACGAGGAGAGGCTCGGGGCCCTGCTGCCTGACTGCAGGCTGAGGGATGTCGGCCGCAGCccctgtctgtctttcctttggTCCAAGACTTGAGGAGGAGCTCAGACTGGCTTTTCTGAGGGGAGACGGCGAAGCCAAGACGGAGCCCCTGTCAGACCTTTCGGTAGCTGAGCGATCAGCGAGGACAGGGCCCAGGCGCGGCCTCTTACTGGTTGTGTGGACCGGCATTGGCCCGCTTGCAAcctgaaagagaggaaacaacACAGGTTAGAAGTTCCTCCGCATGGAGCCAACGTGAAAATCAAGCACATCCAAAGACAAGGTGCACACGCCATGAAATTCTTAGTACAGTATCGACAGGCGGTCCTTGGAAGTAGGGACAGACCCTCCACCTGAGTGCTGATCAGGACAAGACACATGAAAGATGCGCTCTCGAGCTATGTGTAGCTGATCTAAGCACACCATTGTTCAAAAGATCGCGTCTTGGGCATTAACTGGATCAAAGCGCCTCCACTCAGCCTTCCATGAAGTGGAACGGACTGATGCCCTTCCGAAGGCAGGTTGGTGGCTCAAGGGTACTCAGGACGTCTTCTCTGAACACATGCATGTTCCTGGGTTTAGCCTTCTCCACGTTTGGGGCCTCTGAGGGACTAATTTCCTCATGCCGCTAGGAACATGTTGTTGGCAGGCTTGCCATAAttggacagaaagaaagcaacaggaaATACGGCATCTTCAGATGCCTTGGCCTGGAATCAAATTGACCTGGAAGGATCGTGGAGTCCCTGAccccaagaaggcaagaaagaggggTTCCCCGATTTCCTCCCGCAGACGGGAAGCTGAAAGGAAATCAACCAGGGTGACCTAGAGGAGAAAAGGACCAGGGGCCCGGGGTGACACTCACCCTCAGATAATCAGAAGATTCCGTGGATCCTTTTCGATTCGGCAGCGGCTTCTCTGGAGGTTTCCCAGAAAATATGTGGAGGAGAGCCTTCCTCTGCGGGTCTTGTTGCCTGCAGAACAGAAAAAGGTCAGGCCGTGCCCCCTGGTTTTccccaggagacagggagaacccTGTGTGGGGCCCAGCCCCGTTCCGTgttttgtgatacagaaatggaCATCTGGTGCCCTTTCCGCCTCTGCACCTTCCCTCACGTGCCAACCTTCCCGTCCCCCAGGTGGCCCTCTAGGCTTCCCAACTAAGGACTGTGATTTGGATTCCATCGCTTTTCCCCCTGTCGTGGGGAACCTGCACGAAGCGCCCCCGCCTCTCCCCGTCCCTGAATCTCCCAGAGCCAAAGGAGCTCCTGGGTGTGGAACCCCGGAGGACACGGAGCTCCGGCCTATTTCTCTGCAGCGTTCCTTCCCTGGCCCGGAGACGGAAAGGCACACGGTGTGCAGGTGCAGAGACACCATGTCCTTAGGAGGCAGTACCCTAAGAGTGGTGAAAACCCCTCCCACTGCTCACCttggtctctcttccttctctcccttatcCTTGTTCAAGGGCCCCGGGTTGGCTTCAACCTGGGGCttccatggtttcaggttttccttcccttccttttcccccaaGGTCGCTGGAACCAGGGCTGCCTTCCAGCACTTCATGGGGCACCTGGTACTTCTGGCCGTGTGGCCAAAGGCCCCGCAGTTTTTGCACTTGAGCTGTGGGTGGAAAGGAAGTGATGTCGGTGAGTGAGCTGAAGCCACAGGCAGCGATCCCACGTCCACATTGGGACGGATTGTGAATTCAGAGCTGAATAAGGATTCCAAAGAGGGGACACCGGCATGGGGGCCGTTAAGTGCTGGGAGAGTTCGGATACGATGTTCCCTCCCAAAGCCCACGTGACGGAGGAACTCTGAAAGGAAGGACTCAAGGTTCCAAGGGGCACGACGGTGAACCCGAAGTCAACAACACAGCCAAACGTGGCTACACAGGACTCTAAGTAGAAAGGGAGGTTGCCCCCAAGAGTCTCTCAAGGGACCTATCGGGCCGGGGAGAAGGTCCCAAGCCACGTCCACCTTGGATGGGAAAAGCAACCTGGGTGGTGGTGACAGAGCTCTTTGGAATCCAACCCAGTCTCTGAGGACCGTGTGACACCCCCTCcccccgtccccacccccaccccgatacCCAAGAGATCCAGGGCTAGACTTACCCTGGGATCTTCTTCACTGGGCGGGGGAGCCCTTGGCCCAACTGGGGCCCTCCGCTGCTTCTGGAGGGTCTGGGCTCTCACCAGTCTCTCGGCCCAAGATTTGGGGTCCCGACGTGCCATCATCTTCGTCGCCTGGGGGTTTTGTGACCGCCTTTTTCAGGGGTTGACTGTTGGGTcacctgaaacacacacaaacacacacatgtcgaTGGTTAAGCACATTGGATATTCACACACCCACAGGAAGCCACCTGCTAACTCCCTGCCGGTGTGGTCATGAGGAGACCTCACCACCAGTCGGTCAAATCTGTAGAACACAATGTGCTGTGTGCATCCTCGGATACTGTGTGTTCCTCTGCCATGACTACCTAGTCCAAGAGTAAACCGCACCTGCCACAGGGCCCGTGGCCTAGGTATGGGGAGTTGAGCTTTCAACCCCAAACAAGCAACTGATTCTGGAGACTGGACTTAGGTCTCTCACGATTCACTCCGGTAGAAGACACGGTGATTCTATCTCCCTTGACGGACAGAATGATCGAAGACACAGGGCATGGCTTGCGCCACCCTTTGGCAGGTCTGTTTGAAGTCAGGGATATGGGATGCTTCCTGTGACAACTTGAATCGCTACTCTGGCCATTTCATTAGGCAACTTCCAAGCACAAATTCATAGAGAGAAGTTACCTTCCTCTCTACCACACTAGCAGGTGATGGTCTTTCCTGTTCTACCTTTTGGCTTTAGCTCCAGCCcctctttgcttatttattttttctggtattttacgCATACCACACGAATTCATCTGAACAAACGGGGAACAAGTGCCACATCGTATCGACGTCTTACACGGCTGAAGGGCAAACCACCCTTTTTTCCAAAGTCCTTTTTCCATTTACCCACCAATTCAGCATGCTGCAGTACATTTCTTTTCGCATTCCCATCTTGGTCTTATCCCACATGTGGAGACGGATATGTTTTCTCGTTTTCTGTTGCAAGAATTACTAGTAACGAGAACACATCCTTCCCCACCAGCAAGCCCCAGTGTGATCGGTTTCTTTCTGCCTCCTGtgtctcttccccccacccccacacccctcagGGATTGCGTGAAAAAAACAATAGTTCAGTGAAACTAACCTGAAATTACACGTCTACTTGCTTTCCCCGGCTGGCGCTGAGATGGGCAGGTGCTGGAGCAGCCCCGCTGGAAGCGATGCAGCATCCAGGACGACGGAGGAAGGGGCGGAGAgggacctctgctttccaggctgcCTTTTATGCTGCCTCTGGTCACCTGACATGGAACGTACCCTAACCTAATCAGTTACCTGTACCTTCATTGCAATTAACTTAATCCAATTACGTGACCTGGAAAGGTCTATCTGCACAGCCCACTCTAAGATCATGTCCACTGCTGACAGACATTCTAAAACCTACGTGTACAGCTGCAAGCTTTGAAGAATAGATGCTCCCCGTCAGACATGTAACACTGGTGCCTGTAcccctgtcttcttttccatctttttgttttgttttgttttgttttgttttgttttgttttaaaaaatgtggtaaaatagacaCCTTTTAATTGGACCACATTTAGTCTATCTCGACGTGGGCCTCAGTGTCATCAAGGAGATTCTCCTTGACGTGCAGTCACGGCCATGATCCATCTTCagagcttctctttcttccccaaggTAAGTCTGTCAGCAGAGAACCCTGACCGCACCCTCATGTGTTTTCTCCTCCAGGAGGCGCTTGGAAACCACCGTGAATTGGACCGCACTGGgaaacacagatgaggaaagtcaacaacgctttgtccttcagtgcctggctcctttttcaGCTCGTCTTGCGACTCCAGGCATTATGCCTGAAAAGTCTCCCGGACGCCTGTGAGGCTCTAATTCCCTGGGTCCCATTGCCATGTCTCTGGATTTGCGAAGATCCACCGCACCTTCTGTGGAACTCCCGTGTCGGTGAACTTTTGTGCCACGGCCCCTAATTCTGCCCATGGTCATCTGCAGCTGCACGACTTAGGGTCCATGTTCCTTGGACgggaagagacaggcaggagTCGGAATGATGAACCAGCACACTGGGGCATTTTCTCACGTAGCCCAAGTGACCCCATGGTGTTCTTGAGCTTTGGAACCAGTCGCGTCCCCTttgacactgcacccggctcccaGTCTCTCAATCGTGTTGGCCCTCCGGCGATCTCCCGTTGGATGAATTGCTCCTGCTGAAACTCGAGTCCCCTTTGATTTGCGCttcattaattattcatgatTCAGGTTGGAAGGCCTGCTGACGACCCCCTGTGGCCGTTCTCTGAGCTTTCCTGTCACATCGTTTCCTTCCACGCTCTTTGGTTCCTTATGgtcctgctccttctgctgtcagaggagcagagagttgatcttattgattctggatacggatactttctaggtgatctggataatccagataaCGACCCTCAACAGCGGCGGAAAGGGAGCAGCCATTTGGTGTGTCTCAGAAAATCCCGCTCAGTTCCGAGGCCCCCTAGATGTGGAATCCTGCTCAGAGTTGTTCCCAggtcagagaatggagagagcctGTGCATGATGGGATCTCCCTGCCTAGATCTTTCAGTGAGTCTCTACCTCAGCTACTCTTAGGATCAGGGGGAGAACCACGGTGTCAGACATCCGGAAAGAAGACGGGATGAATGTTTTACCTCTGAAGTACATCCCAAATGTGGGAGTTGACTTCAGCTTTGCTGGGGTCTATTTGgccagtgaaactctgcctggtTCATTCGCACATCCGGAAGCCACTTCACGGGGGGCCGTCGCAACTGGAACCACACACTTGGCATCGGCGGTTGAGCCAAATGGGGACTCGTGGTGCAAGCAACGCTCCCCACGTGTTAGCGTGGGTGAGATTCGGTTGGCGGAATTTTACTAGGTGCGTGTTGGTAGAGTGGGGCTGAGGTTTTCTTGCTCCTGTGGTTGTATACGAAGTCAAaggtcctgcccagccctgcggTCCCCTCAGTCAACTCTGTTTCGGAGACATAACGATTTGGATTGCCAACAAGTCAAGAAATGTTCAAGCCCTTGGATGTAGGGTAAAGAAagggagatcagactgtcactgtgtctatgtagaaggggaagacataagagactccattttgaaaaagacctgtactttaaacaattgctttgctgagatgttgatcatttgtagctttgccgcggcccctttgacccaacttggagctcacaaaaacctgTGTTGTATAACATCGAggcttaagggatctagggctgtgcagggcgtgccttgttaaccaaatgtttacgagcagtatacttggtaaaagtcattgccattctctagtctcaataaaccaggggcacaatgcaccgtggaaagccacagggacctctgcccttgaaagcagggtattgtccaaggtttctccccatgtgacagtctgaaatatggcctcgtgggatgggaaagacctgactgtcccccagcctgacacccgtaatgggtctgtgctgaggtggattagtcaaagaggaaagcctcttgcagttgagatgcaggaaggccactgtctcctgcttgcccctgggaactgaatgtctcggtgtaaagccCGATCGTACATTTGTTCAACTCTGAGctcggagaaaagctgccctgtggcgggaggcgagacgtgttggcagtaatgctgccttgttattctttactccgctgagatgtttgggtggagagaaacataaatctggcctacgtgcacgtccaggcatagtaccttcccttgaacttagtaatgatatagattctttggctcacgtgtgtttttttttttttttttttttttttttggtgttgttgaccttctccttattatcaccctgctctcctactacattcctttttgctgaaataatgaaaatcataatcaataaaaactgagggaactcagaggccggtgccggtgcaggtccttggtgtgctgagtgccggtcccctggacccactgttgtctccctatactttgtctctgtgtcttatttcttctctccgtctctcatcccacccgactagaaacacccacaggtgtggaggggcaggccaccccttcactcggaaaatcagttaaacacaaacacggaatgagagtcaaaagacaatatgtcatctttttgagaattttattcacttcaaaaccaattaaacacacacatgtacaaaggCATTCCACAGCCCAGTTTTCGAGGCTGAGGAAAGACCCCGAGAGCGCTCTGCACAGCACGCTTCCCAGCGTCCGAAACACTGCTCTCAGGGCGGGGCACAGCGGAAGGGCTGCACCTCTCAGGGTTCCCTAACTTTTCCCTTATTCAGTCATCTAGAGAGCAAATACACAGTAATTCCCCAGTTTCCTATTGACGTCCCAGCGGAAGTCTGACTCCTGCGCGTCACGCAGTTTCTGAGGCAACGAATCTCTGGCACGGAAGCTTTTCCTGGCGCGTTTCCGGAGAACCACGCGAACTACAACGTCCCTCACCAGAATTCAATGAGGCAGAGCCCCTGCAtctgctccctgcctggcctgggctcccaCATCCACAGAAGCGCCACAGCCGGGGAGCTTCGGAGTCACCGCACAGAGTCTGCTCTCTGCTCTGCACTCCTCAGTCCCACAGTCCCCTCCAAGTCACGGGAGCTGGAGGCCAAGGAGCCCCTGCCACCTGCAGTCTCACTCCAGGTCAGAATCGCTGtcctctgaggaggaggaaacCTGAAGGTCCTCATAGAGGACGCTCGGTGGGACACGAACACGGGGACCCTCAGACTTCTCTGACACATGAGGGCTCTGAGCGAGGAAGGCTCCCGGCTTCTCAGGAGAGTGAAATGAGGGGGCCGCCAGGAGGCTGGAGCTCCAGCGTCCGTTTTCCAGTCTCCGGaagagcactctgagaggctgggccCCATCATGGCTGGCCGCTGGGTGATGGGACATGGTGCAGGCCTGGGCAGTAGGCAGGCAAGGTCTGCTGTGCGGAGGCTGCCGGTCGACGCTGGGCACCTGGGCGGGTGTCCTCCTGCCCATCTGGGGCGACGTACTTGGTCCAAGTTCGGTTGCGGCTGGCGGAGGTTGGAGATTCTCCGGGGCCCCCAGCTCACCTCCCTGGATGGCGCTTTCGGGGATCTGGAAGGGACCCAGTCTCGGTTTCTTGGGGAAGTTCAGGCAAGCCTGAATCCGAGCCTGGGCAGGTCTCTTGGCTCCTGGTCCGAAGCTGAGATTGGAGCCTAGGCCCAAGCTGTGTGTGGCGGCTGGCGGGCAGGGCTGTGAGGTCACCGCAGGACGTTTGTCCTGTGCCTGGGGTCTGATGGCCTGGAGCAGGCCGTGGGTTttggaggcagcctggggaacttctcggcagccaccctcagggctgctgtgtgtCGGCTTCACCACGAGGAGAGGCTCGGGGCCCTGCTGCCTGACTGCAGGCTGAGGGATGTCGGCCGCAGCccctgtctgtctttcctttggTCCAAGACTTGAGGAGGAGCTCAGACTGGCTTTTCTGAGGGGAGACGGCGAAGCCAAGACGGAGCCCCTGTCAGACCTTTCGGTAGCTGAGCGATCAGCGAGGACAGGGCCCAGGCGCGGCCTCTTACTGGTTGTGTGGACCGGCATTGGCCCGCTTGCAAcctgaaagagaggaaacaacACAGGTTAGAAGTTCCTCCGCATGGAGCCAACGTGAAAATCAAGCACATCCAAAGACAAGGTGCACACGCCATGAAATTCTTAGTACAGTATCGACAGGCGGTCCTTGGAAGTAGGGACAGACCCTCCACCTGAGTGCTGATCAGGACAAGACACATGAAAGATGCGCTCTCGAGCTATGTGTAGCTGATCTAAGCACACCATTGTTCAAAAGATCGCGTCTTGGGCATTAACTGGATCAAAGCGCCTCCACTCAGCCTTCCATGAAGTGGAACGGACTGATGCCCTTCCGAAGGCAGGTTGGTGGCTCAAGGGTACTCAGGACGTCTTCTCTGAACACATGCATGTTCCTGGGTTTAGCCTTCTCCACGTTTGGGGCCTCTGAGGGACTAATTTCCTCATGCCGCTAGGAACATGTTGTTGGCAGGCTTGCCATAAttggacagaaagaaagcaacaggaaATACGGCATCTTCAGATGCCTTGGCCTGGAATCAAATTGACCTGGAAGGATCGTGGAGTCCCTGAccccaagaaggcaagaaagaggggTTCCCCGATTTCCTCCCGCAGACGGGAAGCTGAAAGGAAATCAACCAGGGTGACCTAGAGGAGAAAAGGACCAGGGGCCCGGGGTGACACTCACCCTCAGATAATCAGAAGATTCCGTGGATCCTTTTCGATTCGGCAGCGGCTTCTCTGGAGGTTTCCCAGAAAATATGTGGAGGAGAGCCTTCCTCTGCGGGTCTTGTTGCCTGCAGAACAGAAAAAGGTCAGGCCGTGCCCCCTGGTTTTccccaggagacagggagaacccTGTGTGGGGCCCAGCCCCGTTCCGTgttttgtgatacagaaatggaCATCTGGTGCCCTTTCCGCCTCTGCACCTTCCCTCACGTGCCAACCTTCCCGTCCCCCAGGTGGCCCTCTAGGCTTCCCAACTAAGGACTGTGATTTGGATTCCATCGCTTTTCCCCCTGTCGTGGGGAACCTGCACGAAGCGCCCCCGCCTCTCCCCGTCCCTGAATCTCCCAGAGCCAAAGGAGCTCCTGGGTGTGGAACCCCGGAGGACACGGAGCTCCGGCCTATTTCTCTGCAGCGTTCCTTCCCTGGCCCGGAGACGGAAAGGCACACGGTGTGCAGGTGCAGAGACACCATGTCCTTAGGAGGCAGTACCCTAAGAGTGGTGAAAACCCCTCCCACTGCTCACCttggtctctcttccttctctcccttatcCTTGTTCAAGGGCCCCGGGTTGGCTTCAACCTGGGGCttccatggtttcaggttttccttcccttccttttcccccaaGGTCGCTGGAACCAGGGCTGCCTTCCAGCACTTCATGGGGCACCTGGTACTTCTGGCCGTGTGGCCAAAGGCCCCGCAGTTTTTGCACTTGAGCTGTGGGTGGAAAGGAAGTGATGTCGGTGAGTGAGCTGAAGCCACAGGCAGCGATCCCACGTCCACATTGGGACGGATTGTGAATTCAGAGCTGAATAAGGATTCCAAAGAGGGGACACCGGCATGGGGGCCGTTAAGTGCTGGGAGAGTTCGGATACGATGTTCCCTCCCAAAGCCCACGTGACGGAGGAACTCTGAAAGGAAGGACTCAAGGTTCCAAGGGGCACGACGGTGAACCCGAAGTCAACAACACAGCCAAACGTGGCTACACAGGACTCTAAGTAGAAAGGGAGGTTGCCCCCAAGAGTCTCTCAAGGGACCTATCGGGCCGGGGAGAAGGTCCCAAGCCACGCCCACCTTGGATGGGAAAAGCAACCTGGGTGGTGGTGACAGAGCTCT
This genomic stretch from Pan paniscus chromosome 7, NHGRI_mPanPan1-v2.0_pri, whole genome shotgun sequence harbors:
- the LOC129395899 gene encoding protein FAM90A15-like; translated protein: MMARRDPKSWAERLVRAQTLQKQRRAPVGPRAPPPSEEDPRLKCKNCGAFGHTARSTRCPMKCWKAALVPATLGEKEGKENLKPWKPQVEANPGPLNKDKGEKEERPRQQDPQRKALLHIFSGKPPEKPLPNRKGSTESSDYLRVASGPMPVHTTSKRPRLGPVLADRSATERSDRGSVLASPSPLRKASLSSSSSLGPKERQTGAAADIPQPAVRQQGPEPLLVVKPTHSSPEGGCREVPQAASKTHGLLQAIRPQAQDKRPAVTSQPCPPAATHSLGLGSNLSFGPGAKRPAQARIQACLNFPKKPRLGPFQIPESAIQGGELGAPENLQPPPAATELGPSTSPQMGRRTPAQVPSVDRQPPHSRPCLPTAQACTMSHHPAASHDGAQPLRVLFRRLENGRWSSSLLAAPSFHSPEKPGAFLAQSPHVSEKSEGPRVRVPPSVLYEDLQVSSSSEDSDSDLE
- the LOC129395900 gene encoding protein FAM90A15-like, which encodes MMARRDPKSWAERLVRAQTLQKQRRAPVGPRAPPPSEEDPRLKCKNCGAFGHTARSTRCPMKCWKAALVPATLGEKEGKENLKPWKPQVEANPGPLNKDKGEKEERPRQQDPQRKALLHIFSGKPPEKPLPNRKGSTESSDYLRVASGPMPVHTTSKRPRLGPVLADRSATERSDRGSVLASPSPLRKASLSSSSSLGPKERQTGAAADIPQPAVRQQGPEPLLVVKPTHSSPEGGCREVPQAASKTHGLLQAIRPQAQDKRPAVTSQPCPPAATHSLGLGSNLSFGPGAKRPAQARIQACLNFPKKPRLGPFQIPESAIQGGELGAPENLQPPPAATELGPSTSPQMGRRTPAQVPSVDRQPPHSRPCLPTAQACTMSHHPAASHDGAQPLRVLFRRLENGRWSSSLLAAPSFHSPEKPGAFLAQSPHVSEKSEGPRVRVPPSVLYEDLQVSSSSEDSDSDLE